One window of Acidobacteriota bacterium genomic DNA carries:
- a CDS encoding TonB-dependent receptor, translated as MALAIIAIAGSTPARAQQSIDVASLSGRVTDSSGAVIVGAQVSARHIETHVGGTATTDQEGRFRFPYLRVGTYEIVVRHPGFGEAARSLTLAAGAAFELPISLAVAGVDASVAVTAVATVLDAARSQIVSTVDQTEVRDLPMNGRQFLELALLVPGVSPTNVAGAQLFPETSAVPGLSLSVASQRNLSNNFIVDGLSANDDAAALSGITYGVDAIDQFQVVTSGAQAELGRALGGYINIVTRSGTNVVRGAAYNYVRDDRLNAVNPLSRTKLPMRQWQFGGSLGGPIVSNRAFYFGNIEQRRLDQSGLVTISGGSANAINARLAAVGYQGAAVTTGIYANPVDSTNVLSKIDHALGSRGQLSVRYSLYDVTSENSRGAGGLSAPTASSRLDNRDQALAVSNTLSLGSRTVLETRAQAAHGDLQAPPSDPTGPAVNIAGVASFGRLSNSPTGRINTLYQVVNSVSHQAGVHAIRAGLDVLYNDDRISFPRAVRGTYTFSSLARFLAGAYNNAGFTQTFGATEVSQTNPNLGVYAQDEWKVTPALTLNLGVRYDLQWLDTIDTDTNNVAPRVGVAWSPFQSRRTVVRGSAGLFYDRVPLRALSNALLSAGNTTDLTKLRQTSITLSPAQTGAPVFPAILGAPVTSVTLPSLTTMDRRLQNAYSRQAGVEVEHQIGERMTVSAGYQYVRGLHLLMSVNQNVPTCVAAGTNNGCRPVADYANHSQYSSAGESDYHGLHVSLVRRPSRWGHYRVSYTLSKSMNNVGEFFFSSPIDPADLSRDWGRSDDDQRHRLVISGTLHSPTTPGSTLWRRITHGFVISGLLQAYSAPPLNITSGVTTIQGSAGRPVVNGATPVPLDVRAVTFIPRNAGTGTAFFTLNARIARVFPVTGRIAVEGLVEAFNLTSRENVVTRNGNFGSGVYPATPAATFGQITAVGEPRSLQFGLRVRF; from the coding sequence ATGGCGCTTGCGATCATCGCGATCGCAGGCTCCACGCCCGCTCGAGCGCAGCAATCGATCGACGTTGCCAGCCTCAGCGGGCGTGTCACAGATTCGTCAGGTGCGGTCATCGTCGGCGCGCAGGTGTCCGCGCGCCACATCGAAACACACGTAGGGGGTACGGCGACAACCGATCAGGAAGGCCGGTTCCGGTTTCCGTACTTACGGGTCGGGACCTACGAGATCGTCGTTCGCCATCCAGGATTTGGTGAGGCCGCGCGGTCGCTCACCCTGGCAGCGGGTGCCGCCTTCGAGCTCCCGATCTCGCTGGCCGTTGCCGGCGTAGACGCCAGCGTGGCGGTCACCGCGGTCGCCACGGTCCTCGACGCCGCGCGCAGTCAGATCGTGAGCACCGTCGACCAGACCGAAGTCCGGGACCTTCCGATGAACGGCCGGCAGTTTCTCGAGCTGGCGTTGCTGGTTCCGGGCGTCTCGCCGACCAATGTCGCCGGCGCGCAACTCTTTCCCGAAACGTCAGCCGTGCCGGGTCTGAGCCTGTCGGTGGCGAGTCAGCGCAATCTCTCGAACAACTTCATCGTCGACGGACTCTCGGCAAACGACGACGCGGCGGCGCTGAGCGGAATCACGTACGGGGTGGATGCCATCGACCAGTTCCAGGTCGTGACATCGGGCGCGCAGGCGGAGCTGGGGCGCGCCTTGGGGGGCTACATCAACATCGTCACCCGGAGCGGGACGAACGTCGTGCGCGGCGCGGCTTATAACTACGTCCGCGACGATCGGCTCAACGCGGTCAACCCGCTCTCGCGCACGAAGCTGCCGATGCGCCAGTGGCAGTTTGGCGGCAGTCTCGGCGGCCCGATCGTGAGCAATCGCGCGTTCTACTTCGGCAACATCGAACAGCGGCGGCTCGACCAGTCGGGCCTGGTGACGATCTCGGGGGGAAGCGCGAATGCGATCAACGCACGCCTGGCCGCGGTTGGCTACCAGGGCGCCGCGGTGACGACCGGCATCTACGCCAATCCGGTGGATTCGACCAATGTCCTGTCGAAGATCGATCATGCGCTCGGCAGCCGCGGTCAACTGAGCGTGCGGTACAGCCTCTACGACGTCACGTCCGAGAACTCGCGAGGGGCGGGCGGTCTCAGCGCGCCCACCGCTTCGTCCCGCCTGGACAACCGGGATCAAGCGCTCGCCGTGAGCAACACGTTGAGCCTTGGAAGCCGGACGGTCCTTGAAACACGCGCGCAGGCGGCGCACGGCGACCTGCAGGCGCCGCCGAGCGATCCGACCGGCCCGGCGGTGAATATCGCCGGGGTCGCCTCGTTCGGCCGGTTGTCGAACAGCCCCACGGGGCGAATCAATACCCTCTATCAAGTGGTCAACAGCGTGTCCCACCAGGCAGGCGTGCACGCCATCCGCGCTGGCCTGGATGTTCTCTACAACGACGATCGGATTTCATTTCCGCGCGCGGTGCGCGGCACCTACACGTTTTCGTCGCTCGCACGCTTCCTCGCGGGCGCCTACAACAACGCCGGCTTCACGCAGACGTTCGGCGCAACCGAGGTATCGCAGACCAATCCGAACCTCGGGGTGTACGCGCAGGACGAGTGGAAGGTGACGCCGGCGCTCACGCTGAATCTCGGCGTGCGATACGACCTGCAGTGGCTGGACACGATTGATACGGATACCAACAACGTGGCGCCGCGTGTCGGCGTGGCGTGGTCGCCCTTCCAGTCGCGGCGCACGGTGGTTCGCGGAAGCGCGGGGCTGTTCTACGACCGCGTACCCTTGCGCGCCCTCTCCAATGCGCTGCTGTCGGCCGGCAATACGACGGATCTGACGAAGCTGCGCCAGACCAGCATCACCCTGTCGCCGGCTCAGACGGGCGCGCCGGTCTTCCCGGCCATCCTCGGTGCGCCGGTCACGTCGGTCACGTTGCCGAGCCTCACGACGATGGATCGGCGCCTCCAGAACGCGTACTCGCGGCAGGCCGGCGTCGAGGTCGAGCACCAGATTGGCGAGCGGATGACGGTGAGCGCCGGCTATCAGTACGTGCGCGGCCTCCACCTCCTCATGTCGGTGAACCAGAACGTCCCCACGTGCGTGGCGGCGGGTACGAACAACGGCTGTCGTCCGGTCGCGGACTACGCGAATCACAGCCAGTATTCGTCAGCCGGCGAGTCGGACTATCACGGGCTGCACGTGTCCCTCGTTCGACGCCCCAGCCGATGGGGTCACTATCGCGTCTCGTACACGTTGTCGAAATCGATGAACAACGTGGGCGAGTTCTTCTTCAGCTCGCCGATCGATCCGGCCGATCTGTCCAGGGACTGGGGCCGTTCGGACGATGACCAGCGGCACCGTCTCGTCATCAGCGGCACCCTGCACTCGCCGACCACGCCGGGCTCGACGCTGTGGCGGCGGATCACGCACGGGTTTGTGATCAGCGGACTGCTGCAAGCGTACTCAGCGCCGCCGCTGAACATCACGTCCGGCGTCACGACGATCCAGGGTTCGGCCGGCCGGCCCGTCGTCAACGGCGCCACGCCCGTGCCGCTCGACGTGCGGGCCGTCACCTTCATCCCGCGCAATGCGGGCACCGGCACCGCCTTCTTCACGCTGAATGCCCGCATCGCCCGCGTGTTCCCCGTGACCGGCCGTATCGCCGTCGAAGGGCT